In Denticeps clupeoides unplaced genomic scaffold, fDenClu1.1, whole genome shotgun sequence, the DNA window CTGACATCTATAATATATTATAGTCATGTATCTTGAAATAAGTCTGTGTGCATAGCGAGAAAAGAGGGAGAGCGCTCGCTATAAGGGATCTTCCTACATGCAAGACCATCGTGCTTTATGCGCTATTCAGTGGACTGGTAGATATTTGGGATACAGCCTTTCCGCTTCAAGTCCCTCCCTCTTTGCCACTTCAGCCAATGAGCGCTTTTGCCCGCATCACGTGTCTGTCTGGCGGGACGTGTTCAAGGAGGCTCTGGTCACGAAGAACAGAAAAACAAGCACGTTAGCAAGTCAAGGATGGCGGCAATTATTAAATCAGAAACACGCTGACGTCGTTCGAGTGTTCTTTGGTCTGAATATAGGTTATTTATGTGCGTTACGAATGATTTGGCGACATGACACGGTGCTTTCGTAAGGTAAGGTCTGACGTTTGATTCCTTCCCGTGTTGGTCCTTGATAGCAAAACCAACACCATGTTTACTGCTGCCATCGACGGGCACGACAGCTGCACGTTACTTTTTAACACTGTCAAACTTGCTTGTGTGTGAACGGGATTTTCAGTCCAAGAAGAAGCAGCAGATTGCCGAGAAATTGTCGACATGTTTGAAGAGTTCGTGCAGGACGTTGAAGACGGTATGAGGTCTCAGCCGCGATAATGTTGGCAGTACATGGctagtgtttttttaatggagtTCTTCACCCTGTCCTCCAGAACTGGGGCCATTGAATCCTGACTGGTTTGAGGAGCTCACCGCCAAAGCTGCTGAAGATAATGGGTGTGATGGGAACGAAGAAGACCACGGCACCGGAGCACCCTGTGCACAAGGAATCCACTCGGAACCGTTACTGGGAAGGCCAACGCCGGACAGCCAGATGTTTTCTACACCTAAAATCTtcaggagacagacagacgaTAACTTGCACCAAGTCCAACAGACTTCTCCTTCTCAAACAGGTTCATCTAGCCTCATTTCTGACAAATTTCAATTTTCCCCGAATTAATGTGCTATCATGCCTAAATATTTAAAAcctatttaattattattatttttttatcagaaaaGTCACCATGGACGGACTCCAGCCCATGTTTTATCAGGTTTGACAAAGAAGGGTACAGGAGTCTTTAATGCAAATTTAACTGTACGTTAAAAACATATTGTAATGTGatgcttttttaaatgcagcgaCCCGTTTAGTGACCTCTGCAGACCACAGGCAAAGAAGGGTCATGGTAAGGTATCTCTTTCTgtggctttttttcttttttttttttttaaatatatatttttgatcattttgttGCCTCTTAATTGCAGAACTACCTGACACACCAGCCACCACAATGGTAAAATATatagaattgtgtgtgtgtgtgtatatattagtaGAACAGGTTAAATATGCTGGAAAAAAtaataacgttttttttttatgcaaggATCAGTCGGCCAAACGCATTTCTGAAAGTCTTGGTGCAGATATGAATCCCGATATCTCATGGACAAGTTCTCTCAACACAccatcactgctgtcacctACTGTACTTTTGTGTAAGTACCAGTCAATGTTTTTTATAGTTGACTCTTCAGACTATTAAAATTTCAGACTAAatttttgtgtttaatattgtattgaaaaaaaaaatagccaaaAAAGTGGAACAGACTCATCCAGCCAGTATAACCTCAGAGAAGCATGTTATTGTGAGTGACATTCAATGCTactgttatatttttttattctttattcattaatGGCCAGAACTGAATATATCATTAACATGAGTCTTGCTCTCTAGTTTGTACGCCGCCTTTTCCCATCCGTTTTAATGGACAGTGAAAGCAAAACTGAATCAAGACAAAACGACAGATCTACTGTGAAACATGATGGTAAGAGTgttttccccccccccccccccatttaatAACAAGGTCAGTGCATATTACGAATAGTatgaattttttatatttctcaCTTGAATCAGAAACGTATGTAGGTGGTCTGGGAGGAGAGACTGAATGCCCTCTAAATGTCTCATTTGAAGAGATCAGGGGTGGATGGAAGCAGAAGGTACCGGCTGCCATTGAAGACGGAGAAGTCCGTAACACGGTGGAAAATGTCCTAGATGGGGCAGAGGATGTGCTTTCTTTCTTATTCAGTAACAGCAATTCCACGCTGAGAAGAGTGAGAAGCAGAGAGAGGATAAAGAGACGGAATCCACCCACTCCACCTGCAACCAGTGAAAGTCAGACAGACTTAGATGCAGCTGCTGAGGATATCCATGGTGACACTACTGTCCCTTCAAAAACCAAAAGCCCTCTGAGAGCTAAAGACTGTGGGATGACCCAGTGGTCTCCGTTAAGTATTTCTCAGATTTCAGACTCTTATGTGGGTCAGATGTCACTGAAAGAGTCTGTCCTTCTGAATGGGGTCACTGTAGAACCTACGAATGTAGGACAGAGCATGAGCTTCAGCCATGATGGACAGAAAACTTGTCCAAACACCAAACCAGAGCATATTCTCATGTCACAGGAGAGCTCACTTGCACTGTCTCTCTCCAAGAAACCAAGGAAGTTTGTGTATTCTTTACAAAAGGCTCATCCTACCAGAGAGACAGTATGTGACAACCCATCAGCTTCAACCCCTGGTAAGATTTTCCCTTATCTTTCTTAATTGGTCCAAGTGAACACGGTACATGAACCTTGTGTTGCATAATTACTCTTAAATGTTTAATCTTGGCAGAAAATAGAAAATTGCCTCACAAGAGCACACCTCTTTCAAAAGGAGTGGAACACGCTGCAGTTTCtacggaaaaaaaaagtagagaGCAAGGAGGTACATCTCAGACAGTCCCATCGCAGTACCTGAGTAGGGACCATGATGTGGACATGACGCAGCTTTGCAGGGCGTTTGCTGAAGACTTCAGCCAGGAGTCCATCTTAAAGAGGTCACTCAAAAGTTGTGAAGCTGCTGAGGATCGCGTATGTGGTGCTGtatcaaaacagaacaaaaaagtgGCATATGAGGCCAAAAACTGCACCATTAAAAAGGAACTTGACCTTCATAATGCTGGAAAGGGAGAGCTGACAAGTCTGCCCGAAGCAGTCGACGCAGGAGGCAAGACTGAAACGCCTAACCTTGCATCAGCTGCTTTATCTCATATCTACAGTACATCAGGATCACGCACTTTTTCAAACGGTGGCAAAGCTCCTGAGGTTCAGTCCCATTCTGGGTTTAAAACCGCAAGTGACAAGATCATACCTGTGCCCCGGGAGGCAGTGACGAGGGCGAGAGCTTCGTTAGATGAGTACGTTGGCGGCAGTGCGGTCATAGAGACTCGTGGTAAGAATGACGTAAGCAAGATCTCTGGAACCAACAGAACGGAACTCGGATTGTCAGACTGACGGAATtccagaaagaaagaacaaaaccacACCTGAGGGAGTGTCCTCATCACATTCGCCGTACGGGTGTGCTTTTAAGACCGCTTCCAATAGGAAAATTACCCTGTCCTCTGTTCACATTCAGAAGGCAAAAGAGATGTTTAAGGACCTGGAAAATGAGGACCATGTGTCACCATCTCGCTCACCGTCTTTTCTTAAACAAGACCTTGAACCCCCTTGCACCCTGACTGCGTCGCAGAGGGCAGATGTCACAGAGCTCTGCAGCCTCTTAGAAGAAGCTGGCAGCCAATTTGATTTCACGCAAGCCAAGAATGCGAAGTTTAGTTCAGAGAGCCAAGACGAATGGGACCCTGAATTTCTAGCCGACATCAATTTTGACGGACAGTTTTAGTTCCAACGTCGAGAAGCGGAGCCAAGTCAAGATGAACACTGCAGACAAACACATGTCTCTTTCAGACCACACCAGGTGAAGAGATAAAAGCTCTGATGGCTGCAGTTCATCCAGATGTTTGAGGGGATACCGGGGACGCCACAAAATCTGTGGGTTTTAAAAGCGCTCCGATGAAAGCAGTACATACTTCAGAGGAAAACGTCATGAAAGCAAGAGACATTTTCTCAGATCTGGATTGAAAAACACACAGGCGGCGCAGAAACGTTGAACACGAGGAGCGGCGCGGTGATCAAAGGTCGGGAGGCATGCAATGTCCACGACCACACTGGGTCCCCGATGGACAATTACTGTGTTGAGTTTGAGGCAGGTGGAATACAGCAAGCTCTCTACGACGAAGCTATAAACCCTGGCTTCGGGCCCGAGTCCGTCCAGAGTTGCCATGGCTTCAGCACCGCTGCGGGGAAGAAGATACGCATGTCACAGTCTGCACTTCTAAAAGCCAAACGGCTTCTGGGGGACTGTGACTTTGAAGATGCTGGCCTTGACGACCAGTCCAGAGATATGAACACATTCGTAGATGTGCCATGGTGACCAGTGCTTCTCAGGAAACCATCGACTCACTTCCTGCACCCCAAACAGATGTTTTAGGGGTCCAAAATGAACGTGGCCTTCTTACAGCAAATGGTAAAAGTCTACGGGAGGATTACTGGAAGGTTATAGTTGTCGTGACGACAGATTTGTGGGAACCTGTGCAAATAAGTTGGTTCGAGATTCGCGGCTGATCGGTGTTGAGGGATTTAAGACAGCAAGTGGCAAAGGAGTAGCTGTTTCAACAAAAGCCCTCCAGCAAGCCAAGGCTGGTTTCAAAGACTGTGGCGACTTTGGATCAGAACTGAATGTCCAACCAAGTCTTTGTGATCCTGGGATGAGGAGATGCGGTTTCACCACAGCGGGGGGTAAAGGGTGCTGGTGTCAGAAGAGGCCCTGATGAAAGCAAGGAGCCTGATGAGTGAAGTCGGTGACCATGACTCCATTTGCTCTGGTCCGTTTTTGAGCGGGGGCTTCCCTTCAGCTCAGACGAATCGGAGCAAAGCGAGCGCAAGTGCAAGGTCCAACACAGACGCCTGCAGGAAGCGGGAGGCTTCGTCTGGAGAAAATGGGGAACGAGCTCTGAAAGGGGCAAGTAGCAGTTCTGAAACGGGCCGTGCTGGACAAGGAAAGAGCTGTGGCTTCAGCACTGCGAGCGGAAAGAGGGTGTCCGTATCCGAATCGGCGCTGCAGAAGGCCAGGACTCTTCTGGATGAATGTAGGTTCGACAAAGAACAGAATATGCTCGAGAGAGGATTTGGTTTCTCCACAGCCAGCGCTAAAGAGGTGTTCGTCTCAGAGGAGGCAAAAGGTGTTTTTGATGATTCGGTTGAACCTGATGCCCAGAAAAGCCAGGATCCAAGCAGAAAACATCTGGCCTATAGACCTGAATTGAGCAGTTTTGGATACGGCACAGTGAGTGGGAAAGGTGTCCCTGTATCCAAGGAGGCTTTGCAGAATGCTGTTGACAAGTTTATGGACTGCAGCGATGAACCTCTTCTCAAGATGCCTAAAAATGAGGCTCATGAGAGTGTCAAGCCAGGACTACCATCCAATCAACATGAAGGACCTGGAGCTGTCTTAcaagagacaaagagagcaaaGACTTTATTTCCATCCGGATCATTTCAAGGTGAATCGTCTCTGAATGACTTTAAAGCTCTTGGTCTGAGTGGGTGCACCATCACCCAACAGAAGTACCTTCAGCAGGAAGCCATGGCATGTACCAAAGCCCTGCTGGAGGATGAAGACCTTCATGAGCTCTGCGAGGGTCACGTCTGATGAAAGTCCCATGAACAAGGATGCTGTAATGAAGAGGGGACAAGGGAAATGGATTTTAAGTGACAGTAAGTAGTCTACATGGTATTCACTcttggttgttgttttttttttccccctcattgGATTGTTCAGAAACATTCTTGAACTTTGTCAGACCACCCGCCTCTAAAACGACGTCTCCTGGCAGAATTTGACAGGACCACGGATTCTTCAGAAAGACGTGCTCTCAACCCAGCAAAACCTGTCCCAGTGGTCAGTTGGAATTTGCATAGAATTCAGTCagattcatttcaaatgtacCCGAagcaagtagttttttttttacttttatcagGTGTGATGCAAGACAGGAGAGTCTTCAGGCACAAAGTGCCGCTGCAACCAAACATCACGCACCCGAACAGGTAGGACTGGACTTGAATTcagcataaaaaatgtatttcacataACGTACTGTTTCCGTCCGACCTGTAGGACTGTGCCGGCACGCGTGATTGATAAATCGCTGTCTGCTGCCCCTGAGGCAAAATCGAGGCCAGGCAAGCCCGTCTACGCCACGAATGCCAGTGTTTGTGCCCCCTTTTCACAAGCATTCAAAGACCGGTGCCCAGATGGACCGTCCCAAACAGGAAACGCGGAGAGCGGCCAGTTATTTGTTCCTCCATTCAAAAAGAATCCAGCTGAGCGTCCATTAAACCAGCGCGACTGTAACTCAAAAACTTGTACGGATGCAAGCTCTTCCTTCCCTGCTGTTAATGACGAGATAGTCCCTCGAACCAGTGAGGGTTCCGAACTGCAGGTTTTGAGCGGCTCGGATGACAAGAGCGTCGTAATGAGTCCTGAGTCTCCCAGACAATCCGGTAGGAATCGGATGAATTCTGAAAATACCTGGCATCACAACTTCCAACCGTACAGGTCATTTTAATAGCTTCTGTTTACAGCTTCTGAGGATGTTGTGCAGCTGGCCAGAGACCTCCAGGACATGCGAATAAGAAAGAAGAACCGACAGACTGTCAGACCTCTACCAGGAAGCCTCTTTCTCGCTAAAACACCTGGGCTGGCCCGGGTGTCATTGTTGGACGCCGTCGGGCATAAGTGCCCGGCCCAGTACACAGAGGAAGATGTATGTAGTGTTATTAGTAAATAGAAGTTTTTCTTTCTCGTTTTAAGGCATTGAAATAGTCTGTACAGGCCGGCCAGTATTTTGAACCTTCTCTGTTTTCAGTTGTATAAGTACGGCGTGCACCGCCACGTTTCCAGAATCACCTCTTCAAATGCTGAGCACTTCCGCTTTCGGTGTGACGACTTCTTCAAAGCCGAGCTGTTTGCCGAGACTGGGTCCATTCAGCTGGCAGATGGAGGCTGGCTGGTCCCGGACGTCAACAAAACTGTGGGCAAAGAAGAATTCTACAGGTACTCTACAGTTTAGAAAGCCGAGCTGGGAAATCAGCCTTCTGTTTAACTCCATCGTGCCACGATTGCCCATTCAGAGCACTGTGTGACACGCCTGGCGTTGACCCTAAGCTGATCAGTGATGTCTGGGTTCACAACCACTACCGCTGGATCGTGTGGAAAAGGGCATCGATGGAAAGAGCCTTTCCCATGGAGATGGGCAGCCTTTGTCTGACTCCAGAGCAGGTGCTCCTGCAGCTCAAGTACAGGTACCAGAGCCATTCGGCATGCAAATGTTTAATGagattaattaataattgataatgataataattttttttaataatgcatgaataaatgtgtttaattcaCTTTTTGCCACTTGTGTGCAAGGTATGATGTGGAGATTGACAACAGTAAGAGACCGGCTCTGAGGAAGATCATGGAGAGAGATGATACCCCGGCCAAGActctggtgctgtgtgtgtgtggcattgtCTCGGAGGGCTGTGGTGTATCAGAACGGAACACTGATCCCAGGACGCAGTCTGCGGCAGGGGTCATCTGGCTCACTGACGGCTGGTACGCTATCAGAGGTCTCCTGGACACGCCCCTTACCGCCGCGCTGAGCAAGGGCCGTCTGCCGGTCGGGGGGAAGTTGGTGATCCATGGAGCAGAGTTGGTGGGGTCTCACGAGGCCTGTTCTCCACTGGAGGCGCCAGATTCCCTAATGCTGAAGGTGATGATACGCATGCAATTATTAAGTCGTGTggcaattttttaatttttttttttttaatgctgtttaCGTATCCAGATATCAGCAAACGGCACAAGGCATGCCCGGTGGGACAGCAAGCTGGGGTTTTACCGTGACCCCCGGCCCTTCCAACTCCCGCTGTCCACCCTGTATAGTAATGGGGGTCCGGTGGGCTGTGTGGACATCCTCGTGCTAAGAAGCTACCCTACCCAGGTCCATTAGGCCTCCACATGCATGATCTTCCACTCCCTGTGGGTTTGtagcagtaaagtaaaagaatatatatttgtttttttttcctttgaacAGTGGATGGAAAAGACGCCAAACGGGACCTTTATTTTCCGTAACGAACGTGCAGAGGAGAAAGAGGTCAGGAGGCATGAGGATAAAAAGCACAAAGTGATGGAAGTACTTTTTGCGCAGGTTCAAGAGCAGtttgagaaaaaagaaagcggTATGTGTAAACTTCTGTAACGTCTGCACCGCTGTTGGGTTTCAGTAGCTCAAGGCAGAGCTGTTTTTCAGGGAAGGCCAAGTCGAGTGGCCCCAGGAGGAGTCTCAGCCGGCGCGAGATTGAAAGCCTGCAGGATGGCGAGGAGCTGCATGAGGCCACGGAGGGCGACCCGGTTAACACCGAGGTACGAATTCAAAGCCAAACGCGTCGTAGCTGCGTGCGTCCCTGGGGTTAGGATCTCATAAAATTTAACGCCCGGATTACGGGTTTTGTTTTGGGTGCACTTCATCAATCTTATTCGAGtcaatcttattattattaccacaaATAAACTCATTTTATTACTACTGTCGCAGATTATTAAGAAATGTGAATCCAAtatgaatagatttttttgggggggatttttcAGTGGGTAGAGGGGAAAGTGTATTAACATTTGAaggttatttattttctgtaggCTCGTCTGAGCGAGCAGCAGCTAGCGGCCCTGGCAAACTACCGGCGCTCTCTGGAAGAGAGAAAGCAGGCTCGGCTCCAGGAACTCTTCAGGCAAGCACTGATGGACGCCCAAGATGGTGAAGGCAGCTGCCCCAACAGAGAGGTCAACCCTGTTTGGAAGCTGTGCGTCTGTGACTGTGGAGACGCCCAGAGCAACAGTGGTAAACGTACTGTTCTCGTTGTTGacgtattcatttttttttaaacaataagaaatatgcatattttatcctcagtgtacattttaaacatatggCGACCGTCATTGGAGCTGCGCTCACTGCTTAAGGAAGGCAAGAGATACAGAGCCTACCATCTGTCCACGTCGGAGGGCAGGAAACGAGCTGGTAGCGCTGCCCTCCAGCTCAGCACAACCAAAAAGACTCAGTTCCAGCACACACAGGTGCCTACTGTTCACATCTACATGAGATCTGGGATGCGTTGCAGTAAATACATGGCCATATTACGTTGTTTAAAAGTGGTCAGATGCTGCCTGAATATGATGTTAGTGGTCACAGAAATTAAGCATAATGCTTTTTAGGTTTTGCCTTGTTTCACTTCCATAGATAAATATTAATGGGAGGTTATGCTGTATAGGTATAATACgaattaacaaacaataaaagtgaTTAATTTAGAGCAACTCTTTATATACCTTGTCCAAccttaaatgtgtgttttatatcgTTTTCTTGTAGGTGCTGCCTGAAAGGCTGCAAGAGCTTTTCActgcacgagtgtgtgtgttatttaaagCTCTGCAGAATCCAGCCTTCTGTTCTCCTTGTTCCGAAGTCGATATTGTGGGATGTGTCATTTCCATTGTTGACCAACATGGTACACATTGCTTCTTATCTATACTTTCTACATTAATTTCTTTGGTTGTGACACTTCCTGCCCAGACAATTCCCCACTTTTGGGACTAGTAAAAGACCATCTTATCTTAGAATAACTTAATTTCTGAAAGTGACCCATGCTCTTCACACAGGTCCATCACCAGTGCTGTATCTGGCTGATGAGAAGATGGactttgtgtctgttcgctgcTGCAGCACTTTGCCCCACCTTGCTGTTGAGGACATGGTGAAGCCCCAGGTCATGTTGGCTTTAAAGAATGCGCAGATCAGACGGGTCTCAGCACCCATACCGGCACTGTATGCTGGAGACCTCACTCTGTTTTCTGCAAACTCCAAGGACACGCATCTTCAGGAAAGGCTGGCCTA includes these proteins:
- the LOC114773246 gene encoding LOW QUALITY PROTEIN: breast cancer type 2 susceptibility protein homolog (The sequence of the model RefSeq protein was modified relative to this genomic sequence to represent the inferred CDS: inserted 1 base in 1 codon; deleted 4 bases in 3 codons), producing the protein MFEEFVQDVEDELGPLNPDWFEELTAKAAEDNGCDGNEEDHGTGAPCAQGIHSEPLLGRPTPDSQMFSTPKIFRRQTDDNLHQVQQTSPSQTEKSPWTDSSPCFISDPFSDLCRPQAKKGHELPDTPATTMDQSAKRISESLGADMNPDISWTSSLNTPSLLSPTVLLSKKVEQTHPASITSEKHVIFVRRLFPSVLMDSESKTESRQNDRSTVKHDETYVGGLGGETECPLNVSFEEIRGGWKQKVPAAIEDGEVRNTVENVLDGAEDVLSFLFSNSNSTLRRVRSRERIKRRNPPTPPATSESQTDLDAAAEDIHGDTTVPSKTKSPLRAKDCGMTQWSPLSISQISDSYVGQMSLKESVLLNGVTVEPTNVGQSMSFSHDGQKTCPNTKPEHILMSQESSLALSLSKKPRKFVYSLQKAHPTRETVCDNPSASTPENRKLPHKSTPLSKGVEHAAVSTEKKSREQGGTSQTVPSQYLSRDHDVDMTQLCRAFAEDFSQESILKRSLKSCEAAEDRVCGAVSKQNKKVAYEAKNCTIKKELDLHNAGKGELTSLPEAVDAGGKTETPNLASAALSHIYSTSGSRTFSNGGKAPEVQSHSGFKTASDKIIPVPREAVTRARASLDEYVGGSAVIETRGKNDVSKILEPTERNSDCQTDGIPERKNKTTPEGVSSSHSPYGCAFKTASNRKITLSSVHIQKAKEMFKDLENEDHVSPSRSPSFLKQDLEPPCTLTASQRADVTELCSLLEEAGSQFDFTQAKNAKFSSESQDEWDPEFLADINFDGQSGAVIKGREACNVHDHTGSPMDNYCVEFEAGGIQQALYDEAINPGFGPESVQSCHGFSTAAGKKIRMSQSALLKAKRLLGDCDFEDAGLDDQSRDMNTFSTGGLLEGYSCRDDRFVGTCANKLVRDSRLIGVEGFKTASGKGVAVSTKALQQAKAGFKDCGDFGSELNVQPSLCDPGMRRCGFTTAGGKXVLVSEEALMKARSLMSEVGDHDSICSGPFLSGGFPSAQTNRSKASASARSNTDACRKREASSGENGERALKGASSSSETGRAGQGKSCGFSTASGKRVSVSESALQKARTLLDECRFDKEQNMLERGFGFSTASAKEVFVSEEAKGVFDDSVEPDAQKSQDPSRKHLAYRPELSSFGYGTVSGKGVPVSKEALQNAVDKFMDCSDEPLLKMPKNEAHESVKPGLPSNQHEGPGAVLQETKRAKTLFPSGSFQGESSLNDFKALGLSGCTITQQKYLQQEAMACTKALLEDEDLHESARVTSDESPMNKDAVMKRGQGKWILSDNHPPLKRRLLAEFDRTTDSRKTCSQPSKTCPSGVMQDRRVFRHKVPLQPNITHPNRTVPARVIDKSLSAAPEAKSRPGKPVYATNASVCAPFSQAFKDRCPDGPSQTGNAESGQLFVPPFKKNPAERPLNQRDCNSKTCTDASSSFPAVNDEIVPRTSEGSELQVLSGSDDKSVVMSPESPRQSASEDVVQLARDLQDMRIRKKNRQTVRPLPGSLFLAKTPGLARVSLLDAVGHKCPAQYTEEDLYKYGVHRHVSRITSSNAEHFRFRCDDFFKAELFAETGSIQLADGGWLVPDVNKTVGKEEFYRALCDTPGVDPKLISDVWVHNHYRWIVWKRASMERAFPMEMGSLCLTPEQVLLQLKYRYDVEIDNSKRPALRKIMERDDTPAKTLVLCVCGIVSEGCGVSERNTDPRTQSAAGVIWLTDGWYAIRGLLDTPLTAALSKGRLPVGGKLVIHGAELVGSHEACSPLEAPDSLMLKISANGTRHARWDSKLGFYRDPRPFQLPLSTLYSNGGPVGCVDILVLRSYPTQWMEKTPNGTFIFRNERAEEKEVRRHEDKKHKVMEVLFAQVQEQFEKKESGKAKSSGPRRSLSRREIESLQDGEELHEATEGDPVNTEARLSEQQLAALANYRRSLEERKQARLQELFRQALMDAQDGEGSCPNREVNPVWKLCVCDCGDAQSNSVYILNIWRPSLELRSLLKEGKRYRAYHLSTSEGRKRAGSAALQLSTTKKTQFQHTQVLPERLQELFTARVCVLFKALQNPAFCSPCSEVDIVGCVISIVDQHGPSPVLYLADEKMDFVSVRCCSTLPHLAVEDMVKPQVMLALKNAQIRRVSAPIPALYAGDLTLFSANSKDTHLQERLAYLRNFVLRQEHFIKTAEEKLFSLLSSDGLRSMVSPKTPSWKAELRPYGRPDVTPQQPMHNSGFLTPLIKRTPQSGSTSEGKDQKSLKRKRGLEYLSRIPSPPPLNPLGALASPRINKTFHPPRRSEPACSTAAPRSAVTPPVRDEWVNDEELAMIDTQALLDGLREKDRSTTSN